One genomic region from Rattus norvegicus strain BN/NHsdMcwi chromosome 10, GRCr8, whole genome shotgun sequence encodes:
- the LOC120095106 gene encoding uro-adherence factor A-like, with product MNPFLSAEGSLTVTVPMPRIFSLVWCEALRTSHSGFLPAYTSSIGASHWSFSLSLSLSLSLSLCLSQSLCLSQSLSLSVSLSLSVSLSLSLSQSLSLSQSLSLCLSQSLSVSLSLSLSLSLSVSLSLSVFLSLSLSVSLSLSLSVSLSLSVSLSLSLSLSVSLCLSQSLCLSVSLSLSLSQSLSQSLSLCLSQSLCLSQSLSLSLSLSVSLSLSVSLSLSLSLSLSLSLSLSQSLSQSLSVSLSLSVSLSLSVSLSQSLSLSVSLSQSLSLSVSLSLSVSLSLSPPPPPRLQFCKFLMGFCRTLGNVLV from the coding sequence ATGAACCCTTTCCTTTCTGCAGAGGGGAGTCTGACTGTCACCGTTCCTATGCCTAGAATTTTCTCTCTGGTTTGGTGTGAAGCATTGAGGACTTCACACTCTGGCTTTCTTCCAGCATACACATCCTCCATTGGGGCTTCACACtggtcattttctctctctctctctctctctctctctctctctctctgtctctctcagtctctctgcctctctcagtctctctctctctctgtctctctcagtctctctgtctctctcagtctctctctctctcagtctctctctctgtctcagtctctctctctctgtctctctcagtctctctctgtctctctcagtctctctctcagtctctctctctctgtctctctcagtctctctgtctttctcagtctctctctctcagtctctctctctctgtctctctcagtctctctgtctctctcagtctctctctctctcagtctctctctctcagtctctctctgtctctctcagtctctctgtctctctgtctctctcagtctctctctctctcagtctctctctcagtctctctctctctgtctctctcagtctctctgtctttctcagtctctctctctcagtctctctctctctgtctctctcagtctctctgtctctctcagtctctctctctctctgtctctctctctcagtctctctctctctcagtctctctctcagtctctctctgtctctctgtctctctctgtctctctgtctctctcagtctctctctctcagtctctctctctctctgtctctctctctcagtctctctctctctcagtctctctctctctctcagtctctctctcgctctctcccccccccccgcccagatTACAATTTTGCAAATTTCTTATGGGGTTTTGCAGAACACTTGGCAACGTCCTTGTATAG